The Candidatus Bathyanammoxibius amoris genomic sequence GTGACGGCACAGTCAAAGCCCAAAAACAACGTAAACAAACGCCAGTGTTTGTTTAGGAGTTGACACTAACACCTATCCTTGATATATTTTAGCCGGTAAGATTAGAGCCTTAGGAGACTTATTTTAAAGGAGTTACATCACATGTGGCTTAGTTTCCGCCTGTATCTGCTCATAGGGCTGATGTTCGGGATATTGTACGGCATCATCATAGGGATTGCCTTTGCCATAGGGGCGCAGAGCTTCCTGCTCTACGGTGGAATCGCCGTAGTAATGATGATTATTCAGTATTTTCTTGGCCCGAAGATAGTCGAGATGTCCATGGGCGTAAAATACGTCTCGGAGGCGCAGCAACCTGATCTCCACCGCATGGTAACTGAGCTGGCCCGCGAGGCACGGATTCACAAACCACGCGTGGGCATCTCCACACTGAAGATACCTAACGCCTTCGCGTTCGGGCGGTGGGGGAGTGACGGCCGCGTGTGCGTAACCGAACCCCTCATGCGTCTTCTCAGCAAGAATGAATTGCGCGCCGTGCTCGGTCATGAGATATCACATCTAAAACACAGGGACATGGTTGTTATTACCCTGCTCTCCCTTGTGCCGATGGTACTCTGGTACATAGCCTTTCACTTCATGTGGTTCGGTGGAGGCAGCAGGAGGGGCGGCCAGACGGTCCTCATCGGTCTTGGGGCGTTCATCCTTTATTTTGTAACCAACCTGCTGGTACTCTACGGTTCCCGCATCAGAGAGTACTATGCCGACCTGGGCAGCGTAAAACTTGGCAACGCGCCCCACGACATGGCCACCGCACTGTACAAGCTCGCCTACGGAAGCGCCAAGGTTTCGAAGGACACACTGCATCAATGCGCGGGTTACAAGGCGTTCTTCGTCAACGACCCCTCCAAGGCGAGAAAAGAGATAGGCGAGCTGGTCCAACTGGACACGGACATGAGCGGCACCATCGACCGCGGGGAGCTTGACGCCATCCGCAGCGGCAGGGTAAAGATAACCAGGGCCGACCGTATGATGGAGATATTCAGTACGCACCCCAACATGCTAAAAAGGATCCAGCACCTTTCAGAGCTTGCATCCGTTTACGCGCCCGTGAACACAAAGCCGAATAATAAGGTGTAATAAAAAGGCGGGTATTTATGTCAGTAAAGGCTTATATCCTAATCGACACGTCCTCCGTCAGGACTACAGACATCCTGGACAAGCTTAAATCGATTGACGGCGTTAATTCCGCCGAAGCCGTCTCCGGACCGCATGACATCATTGTGATTATAGAGACCGCTGACCTGCAAAGCCTTGGCGACATAATGCTGACAAAGATACGTACCATCGAGGGGGTTACAAAAACCATTACGTGTTGTTGCGTGCAATAGAAGGCATCGCCGGCAGACAGGCTATATGCAGCCAGGCACCCTTACCGCACCTCTTGCACTTATCCGTTTGTTTCCAGAACCAGTAAGGAATCTTGACTTAAACAAACACCGACGCGATGCACAGCAAGAGCAGAAGCCATTTAATCATAAGCGCCGCCCTCCTGACGTTTTTTGTCTTCATCCTCCCCGGGTGCGGCAGGGGCGACGTGGGCGACTTAAAAGAAAAATTGAAAAGGGAAAAGGCAAAACGCCAGGAAAATTCTGAAAAATATAAAGAGGCGTTGCGCAAATTCTCCGAGGAAAGGAAACGCGTAAAACAGCTGGAAGACCTGCTGGTTGCCCTGGGAGAAAGGCTAGAAGAAGAGGGCAAGTCGTTCCCGGATGAGCTCGCCAAACTCAGGGAGAAAAAAATAGAATCCAGACAGGCGAACCAAGAACAAGAGCCCGACCCGAAAAAGGCAGTGGGGAGGCTCATAAAACTGGGCGATGAATTATATGCCAAAGGCGAATACCCGGCGGCGACAGAGGTCTACACCTCTGCAATAGAGATAGAGACAGAAGACACAGA encodes the following:
- a CDS encoding Lrp/AsnC ligand binding domain-containing protein, with the protein product MSVKAYILIDTSSVRTTDILDKLKSIDGVNSAEAVSGPHDIIVIIETADLQSLGDIMLTKIRTIEGVTKTITCCCVQ
- a CDS encoding zinc metalloprotease HtpX codes for the protein MWLSFRLYLLIGLMFGILYGIIIGIAFAIGAQSFLLYGGIAVVMMIIQYFLGPKIVEMSMGVKYVSEAQQPDLHRMVTELAREARIHKPRVGISTLKIPNAFAFGRWGSDGRVCVTEPLMRLLSKNELRAVLGHEISHLKHRDMVVITLLSLVPMVLWYIAFHFMWFGGGSRRGGQTVLIGLGAFILYFVTNLLVLYGSRIREYYADLGSVKLGNAPHDMATALYKLAYGSAKVSKDTLHQCAGYKAFFVNDPSKARKEIGELVQLDTDMSGTIDRGELDAIRSGRVKITRADRMMEIFSTHPNMLKRIQHLSELASVYAPVNTKPNNKV
- a CDS encoding tetratricopeptide repeat protein; protein product: MHSKSRSHLIISAALLTFFVFILPGCGRGDVGDLKEKLKREKAKRQENSEKYKEALRKFSEERKRVKQLEDLLVALGERLEEEGKSFPDELAKLREKKIESRQANQEQEPDPKKAVGRLIKLGDELYAKGEYPAATEVYTSAIEIETEDTDLYHRLGRSFIKTSQHDKAIPVYEKVVKMLGKNGPTEKLRQAHNNLGWLYTQKNRFNEAELAYLRAIKADPGYANAYYNLGLLYDLYLEDEIGAIEAFEKYIELKGQKSDSVRKRLREIRER